Genomic DNA from Clostridium sp. BJN0013:
TGTACTTCTTAGCGATTTCTGCACCTATAATAGCATGTGGTCCTTCAACTTCATGATCTACTGCTTTACCTATATCATGAAGTAATCCTGCTCTTTTCGCTATGGTTGGATCTATTCCAAGCTCTGATGCCATAAGTCCAGCTAGATATGCAACTTCTACTGAGTGTTTTAAAACATTCTGACCATAACTAGTTCTATATTTCAACCTTCCTAGCAATTTTATTAATTCCATATGAAGACCATGTACACCAGTTTCAAAAGTTGCTTGTTCTCCTTCTTCTTTAATGTCACTTTCTAATTCCTTTTCAGCTTTTTCAACCATTTCTTCAATTCTTGCCGGATGTATCCTTCCATCAATTATAAGTTTTTCTAGTGCTATTCTAGCAACTTCTCTTCTTATAGGATCAAAACCTGACAATATTACAGCTTCAGGCGTATCATCTATTATTAAATCTACACCCGTCAAAGTTTCAAGGGTTCTTATATTTCTACCTTCTCTACCTATTATCCTTCCCTTCATTTCATCATTAGGAAGTGTTACAACATGCACTGTAGTTTCTGCTACATGATCTGCTGCACATCTTTGAATAGCACAGGTTATAATTTCCCTTGCCTTTTTATCGGCTTCTTCTTTAGCTTTTGTTTCAACTTCTTTAATCATCATAGCAGATTCATGTTTTATTTCTTTATTAACTTCTTCCAACAGGATATCTTTAGCCTCTTCAGAACTCAAACCTGACAGCCTTTCAAGTTCTCCTCTCTGCTTCTGATATAATTCTTCTACTTTTGCCTGCAATTTATCAACTTCTTGTTGTTTTTTATCCAGGCTATTTTCTCTTTTTTCAAGGACATCGTTCTTTTTATCTAATAATTCTTCTCTTTGCAATAATCTTTTTTCTAGTCTTTGAATCTCAATTCTTCTATCTCTAGATTCTCTTTCTAAATCATTTCTTAATTTATGAACTTCCTCTTTAGCTTCCAGTATAGCTTCTTTTTTTTGGGATTGAGCTTCTTTTTTTGCCTCTTCCTTCAATCTATTAGACTCATAAATAGTCTGTGATTTTATAGCAGCTACTTTATTTTTCATTATGTTAAAATGAATTAATATAGCAACAACTATTAGTATACCAGCAATAATTTCATATATTATCATGTAATCCACATGAACACCTCCTTTGCTCTTATTATGTAAATCTATATTTCAGTTAAATATGCAAGCATAGAAAAGGTGTCATATTATTCAATTGGTAATTCCTAAATACATGATAAACCAGAATTTGTATTAATTTTATATTATATTTGAATTATTGTCAAGTTATATGATTTTATTCAATATACTAATAATCACCTGTTATTTTTCTTATTTTACCTTTAAAAATCATACTCCTAAAACATATAACAGATAAAACAAAAAACTAAAACTCATTTCATTTAAACCTTAATTATGATAATTAACCATTATTTGTATCATTGCTGAATATCACTTTAAGAATATCCTATTTTGATAAATTTTTGTTTTCCTGTTTTTTACTATCTTCTTTAGTATTTTTTTCATTTTTATCTTTAATATCTGATAAATTGTGTTTATCTATAGGAAGATTATATTTTTCTCTTATTTTATTTTCAATCTCAAATAAAATATCTGGATTTTCTCTTAAAAACTGTTTTGCATTTTCTCTACCTTGTCCAAGCCTTATTTCCTTATATGAAAACCAAGCTCCACTTTTTTGAACAAAATCCTCCCTAACTCCTACATCCAGCACATTTCCCTCTCTTGAAATCCCCTGATTATACATTATGTCAAACTCAGCTTGCTTAAAAGGAGGTGCCACTTTATTTTTAATTACTTTTACCTTCGTTCTGTTTCCCACCATGGTATCTCCCTGTTTTATGGAATCTACTCTTCTCACGTCCATTCTCACAGAAGAATAAAATTTCAATGCCCTTCCTCCAGGAGTAACCTCAGGATTTCCAAACATAATCCCTACTTTTTCTCTTAATTGATTTATGAATATAGTAACACATCTTGACTTATTTATAGAAGATGTAAGCTTTCTAAGCGCCTGAGACATAAGTCTGGCCTGTAATCCTACATGTGAATCCCCCATCTCTCCCTCTATTTCAGCTTTTGGTACTAATGCAGCTACTGAATCCACTACCAATACATCTATGGCATTAGATCTAACCAGTGCTTCTGTTATTTCCAGTGCCTGTTCTCCAGTATCTGGCTGAGATACAATTAAGTTTTCTATATCTACTCCTAAGTTTTTTGCATAAGATGGATCAAGTGCATGTTCTGCATCTATAAAAGCTGCCGCTCCACCGGTTTTTTGAGCTTCTGCAATTATATGGAGTGCCACTGTGGTTTTACCTGAAGATTCCGGTCCAAATATTTCTATTACTCTTCCTCGTGGTACTCCACCAATGCCCAGTGCTATGTCCAAATCAAGGCAACCCGTTGAAACAACATCAACATTTAAAATACTATTTTCTCCCAGTTTCATTATTGCACCTTTCCCAAATTGTTTTTCTATCTGTAACATAGCAGATTCTATAGCCTGTAGTTTTTCATTATTTAAATTTGCCAAAAGAACACTTCCCTTCTCATCAGAACATATGTTCTACATAAATTATATATCATATTATTCATACAGTCAATAACTTAATCTAAATTATATTTTAATTATAAACCTATAGATATTTTTTAATCAACGTTACATACTATTTATCTGGATTTAATACATCCTTATTTTTTATAAAATAATCTACCCCGGAAATTAAAGTAACTGCTATTGCTAAAAACATGGCAATACCTGTAATCCAATTCAACATTTTATGAGGATGACTTATAACAGTTTTTATAAAACCCAAAGATACGTGATTATAATTTAAATTTATTAAAGCCAGTATTATAGCAACTATTTGAGTTACAGTTTTAGCTTTTCCCCAGGGACTTGCCGCTATCACTATACCTTCTGAAGCTGCCACTGCTCTGAGACCCGTTACTGCAAATTCCCTGGCTATTATTATCATTGCAACCCAGCTAGGTATTATATGGTATTCCACCAGGGATATAAGTGCTGCAGTAACTAAAAGCTTATCTGCCAGCGGATCCATGAACTTGCCAAAACGAGTTATTTGATTTCTACTTCTAGCTATGTATCCATCCAATTTATCGGTTATAGATGCAAGTATAAAAATAACTATTGCAATAATTTTCCCATAAGTTAAACCCTCTAAAGTTATAAAAATCAAAAAAAATGGAATCAATAAAATTCTAATTATTGTAAGTTTATTTGCTAGATTCATCACATACAACTCCTACTAAATCATATTCAACACTATCTGTAATTTTTATGTAAATTATGGCACCTATTTTTAAATCTTTTTTACTTTTTATGTATATAACCCCATCTATATCTGGAGCCATTGCATAGTTTCTTCCATACCATATGCCTTCTTTTTTTCCCTCTACAAGTACTTTATACCTATGTCCAATTTTATATTTTTGCATGGAATGAACAATATGTTTTTGGAGCAGCATAAGCTCTCCTTCTCTTACGGTTTTTAATTCTTCCGAAATTTGATCTTTCATTTCACAAGCTATGGTTCCCTCTTCTCTGGAATATTTAAATACTCCCAAATTATCAAATTTAATATTTTCTATAAAATCCTTTAATTCTTTAAAATCTGCTTCAGTCTCTCCTGGAAATCCAACTATTATAGTAGTTCTAATTGCAATATCCTTTATTCTTTTCCTAAGTTCATTTATACTTGTTAATATATCTTTTTTCCTACCACGTCTACCCATAAGCTTTAATATATTATCACTTACATGCTGCAGGGGCATATCTATGTAATTACATACTTTATCATTTAAAGCTATTTCATCTATAATATCTTCTGTTATTTCCTCCGGATAACAATAAAGCAGTCTAATCCACTCTATACCTTGGACTTTAGATATTCTTCTCATAAGTTCAGGAAGCATTTTTTTATTATATAAATCTATTCCATATCTTGTAGTATCCTGTGCAATAAGTATTACTTCCTTAACTCCCTGAAGAGATAATTCATTGCATTCTTGTAATATATTTTCAATACTTCTACTCCTATATTTTCCTCTTATTTTAGGAATTATACAATAAGTACAACAATTATCACATCCTTCTGCAATTCTTAAATAGGCAGTGTGAGACTTTGTAGTGAGTATTCTTTTGCCTTCATTTATATTAAAATCACTATATTCACAATTATAAATTTTATTTTGTTTATTATTGATAAAATTGCTTATACTTTCTTCCAGCTTATTATAATCATTTACCCCCATCATTATGTCTATTTCAGGTAACAGTTCCATAAGTTCTCTCCCATATCTTTGTGCAAGACATCCCGTTACTATAATACCCTTGCAATTATATTTTCCCTTGTACTGTGACATTTCAAGTATAGTATCTATAGACTCTTGTTTTGCTGATTCTATAAAACCACAGGTATTTATAATTATAATATCTGCTAACTTAGGATCTGTAATTATTTTATAGGCTGACTTTAAATTACCTAATATTATCTCAGAATCCACTCTATTTTTATCACATCCTAAACTTATTAGTCCAACTTTTAATTTATTCACTAAGTCTCCTCCCATTTAGTTATTTTTAAATAACACATAAATACTTTCATATAATATACAACCTACATAAAAAATTTTCAACATTTAATTTTACATATTATTTACCCCAAGACTAATATTTTTAATACCCTCAGTTTTTTGAAATGGAAATGAGTGCCTCTACATCTTTTATAAGTTCTTGTAAGATAGAGAGAAAATCATTCCTAAGAAAACTCTCCTTAGATCTAAGAAGAACTTGGTATATCATCTTTTCCATGAATTAAAATCTGTCTTGGTTTAGCACCATCCTTTTTTGATATTATTTTTCTACTTTCCATTTCTTCTATTATTCTAGCTGCCCTATTATATCCTATTCTCAATCGTCTTTGAAGTAGAGATGTAGATACTTGTCCCTCATTTAGCACAATTTCAATGGCCTTATCTAAAAATTCATCATGGTCATTACTGACATTGGAACTAGGTATACCCTGATCTATTTGTTCCATTATCTTATCTTCGTATTTAATTTCCACTTCACTATTTTTTATATAATGTACTACTTTTTCAACCTCTGCTTCTGATATAAAAGCTCCTTGTATTCTAACCGGTTTTGAAGTACCTACAGGATAAAATAGCATATCCCCTTTCCCAAGTAATCGTTCTGCTCCACTACTATCTAATATGGTTCTAGAATCGATTTGACTGGACACTGCGAAAGATATTCTTGATGGTATATTGGCCTTAATCACTCCTGTAATTACATCTACAGAAGGTCTCTGAGTTGCTATAACCAGGTGCATTCCTGCAGCTCTAGCCATTTGTGCGAGACGTCCTATATAATCTTCAACTTCATTTGGGCAAACCATCATTAAGTCTGAAAGCTCATCAATTATTATGACCACAAAAGGAATTTTCCCTTCTGTTATGCCCCTATCAAATAAATCATTGTATCCTTCTATATTTCTAACACCATTACTTGCAAATAATTTATATCTTCTGTTCATTTCCTGTACAGCCCAATTTAAAGCCCCTGCTGCTTTTTTAGGATCTGTAACCACCGGTGTTAACAAATGGGGTATTCCGTTATATATACTAAGTTCAACTACTTTGGGATCTATCATTAAAAGTTTAACATTCTCTGGAGAATATTTGTAAAGTAAACTTACTATAAGACTATTTATACATACACTTTTACCAGAGCCTGTAGCACCTGCTATAAGCATGTGGGGCATTTTTGTAAGGTCAGATACTACACAGTTTCCTCCTATATCTTTGCCTAAACAATAGGCCAATTTATGCTGGGAATTTACAAACTCTTCCGACTCAACCACTTCTCTTAAGTAAACAGATGTAAGTTCCCTATTTGGAACTTCTATCCCAATAACAGATTTTCCGGGTATCGGAGCTTCTATTCTAACTGCAGAAGCAGCAAGTCCTAGGGCAATATCATCGGATAAATTTACAATTTTACTCACTTTAATTCCAGAACCTGGTTGAAGTTCAAATCTAGTTACAGAAGGTCCTCTGCTAACTTGAAGTATTTTTACATCCACCCCGAAACTTGCAAGGGTCTCTTCCAGTTTACTGGCACTATTTATTAATTCTTTTTTATCCTGTTTATTTAACTTTACCTGTACATTTTGATTCAATAAATTCAGAGGTGGAAAATTATATAGGAAAACTGAATTCTTTCCACTTTGTATCACTTTTTCTTCAATTTCCATACTTATAGGCTCTATGTTTATAGGATCAAACTTTTTTTCATAGGAAATATCTTTTTTAGATTCTATAGGACATTTTAAATCTTCATTACTTTTCGCCTTGTGATTTGACTGATCTTTTTTATCCATATTTCCATATTTCATAAAATCTAATATTTTAATTTTGTTTAAGCCTTTAACAAAATTTTTATTTTTAACTTCATTACTCTGGTCATTGTTTTCGTCCAACACTTTTTCCTCTATTTTAGTATTTTCTGCTTTATTTTTTTGAGCCAATAATTTTCTAAACTTATTCAGTATGTCATAAATAGTAAATTTACTCATTATTATAAAAGATATTATATAAATAGAGAAAAAAATAACATAACAACCAACAGTTCCAAATAATCTAAATAATGGTATATCTATCAAGAATCCTATTATACCACCATGAAATACATTATCAGAATTATATAATGTCTTTATAGCCAAAAATAAATTATATTCCATATTATAATCAAACATTACTATCATATGTACAACTAACAGGGTATTAACTATAAAAAGTAAAATACCATAGAATTTATTATTAAAAGTTATTTTGTTCCTTTTTATAATATAACAAATTCCAATAAATATTATCAATATGGGAAATATAAAAGCTCCTATTCCAAATATTATTATTAAAATTTTCTTCATAAGTTTTCCAGCTATGCCAGAAGAAGAGGGAGAAAATACACTTATTATCATAAGTATTCCCAATGTAGTTAACAATATACCTTTTATATCCTCATCTAATGAGTACTTTTTTTTTTGTCTAATTCTAGACATATATGCCATCACCTCCAGTATATTATTAAGTATATCCTATATAAAAAATATTCTACAATACTTTTGTTTTTCCTTTAATATTTCTTAAAAGATAATTTGTGTTCGAATCATTGATTTTACACAATTAAAGTACCATAGGATTACCCTATGGCGATTTTCAATGTTCTATTTTTTTTTCTAGCATAGTATTTAGCTTTTTAATAGCGTCACTTATTCCTCCTACCTTATCTATTAATCCCTGCTCTACAGCTTGTTTTCCAATCAATATAGTTCCCATGTCATTTAATAGATCATCTGATTGGAGCATTAGATTACTCAACTTTTCTCTAGTTATCCTTGATGTTCTCACTATAAACTCATTTATTCTCTCCTGCATTTTATTAAAATACTCAAAGGTTTGAGGTACTCCAATAATTAGTCCATTCATTCTTATTGGATGCACAATCATAGTAGCCGTAGGAGATATAAAAGAATAATCTGAAGCCGTAGCAAGAGGAACCCCAATAGAGTGGCCTCCCCCTATAACCAGAGATACTGTAGGTTTACTTAAACTCCTTATCATCTCTGCTATAGCAAGCCCTGCTTCTACATCTCCACCTACAGTATTTAAAACTACCAGTACCCCTTCAACTCTAGGATCATTTTCCATGAGAATTAAATTAGGTATTACATGTTCATATTTAGTTGCTTTGGTTTCAGGCGGAAGGGTTACATGCCCCTCTATTTGGCCTATTATAGGAAGTATTTGAATTTTATTATTTTCCTCTGCTATGTTAGGCATACCCAACTCTTTTATATTATTTAACTTTTCATTGGCACGATTATCTACTATTTCCTTATTCATCCTCTGCGGCATTTTAATCTCCTCCTTAAATAAATTTATTTTATGCATTTATGGAGGTTGCTATACCTTTTACTTCACATGTGATAAAAATTCTTTATGAAGTGCATTTATGGCCTTTCCCATTTCACTGCTTTTAACAAGACACCATATAGTAGTATGTGAATCCGCTGTCTGCAATACTTCTATACCCTCTTCATGCAATATCTTCAATATTCTAGCCATAACTCCTGGTATACCTCTCATGCCACTTCCTATAAGAGCTATTTTGCTGCAGTTTTCTATTAAGGAATATACAAGCTCTAAATTCTTAGCTATTACCTTAAACTTATCTATATCTTTACTATCTATAGTAAAAATCTGCTTACTTGGAAATACATTTATTAAATCTATACTTATTGAATTATTGGCCAGCTTTTCTAGTAAAGTATTATATATTTTATTACTTTCATCATAATTTACTGTGACTTGAACTCTATTATCCATAGAAGTTATACCATTTATTATCTCATCTGACTCCCCTATAACAGAATTAGTTATTATCGTACCTTTACAATTATTTAAGGTGTTTTTTACAACAAGGGGTATATTACCACTCATAGCTATTTTTACTGCTCTTGGATGTATTACTTTCGCTCCTTGATCTGCAAACTGAAACACCTCATTATAACTTATTTGTTCAATTAGAAAAGCTTCTGATACTATTCCCGGATCTGCCGTCATTATTCCATCTACATCTGTATATATTTCTATTACTTCAGAATTCAAGGCAACTCCTAAAATTGACGCAGTAACATCACTGCCACCCCTGCCTAAAGTAGTTACATATCCATTTTCACTTATTCCTTGAAATCCTGCAACTATAGGAATTTTCCCTTGGTTAACTAAATTTAATAATCTTTCTTTTTTTACTTTTAAAATGGAAGCATTGTTATAATTATCATCAGTAATTATACCTGCTTGTCCCCCAGTTAAAGGCACTGCTTTTAAACCTTTCCTCAAAAGTTCATCTGCTAAAACTATAGTGCTTATGATTTCACCACAACTCATAAGTAAATCTACTCCTAAAGGATTTTTAAGCTTAAAATCTTCTTTTATTAGTGAAAGCAGTGTATCTGTGGCATAAGGTTGACCTTTCCTTCCCATAGCAGATACCACTACAACTGGACAAAATCCTTTATCTTTTGCTTTTAATATTTTATTTACTACCTGCTCTCTTCTTTCATGAGTAGAAACAGAAGTACCTCCAAATTTCTGAATCACTATTTTCATATTAATCCTCCATTACACAGCTTATTATAAATACATAAATTTCTAAAAATATGTGTTGAATTGCAGTTTACTAATATACAATATGTTAATAGTGGATAATATGTTAATTAGCGTATACTATTAACGTACTTTTTTAAGGGATTTTTCATCTACATCTATTATAATAGTTTTGGTACCTATTTTCTTTACATATTCCCAGGGTACTTCTATAAATTCTCCTTTTCCAAAAATACTAAATCTTGATCTACCGTCATTTAAAATAAGCATTTTTAAAACTCCCTCTGAATCCACTATT
This window encodes:
- the rny gene encoding ribonuclease Y → MDYMIIYEIIAGILIVVAILIHFNIMKNKVAAIKSQTIYESNRLKEEAKKEAQSQKKEAILEAKEEVHKLRNDLERESRDRRIEIQRLEKRLLQREELLDKKNDVLEKRENSLDKKQQEVDKLQAKVEELYQKQRGELERLSGLSSEEAKDILLEEVNKEIKHESAMMIKEVETKAKEEADKKAREIITCAIQRCAADHVAETTVHVVTLPNDEMKGRIIGREGRNIRTLETLTGVDLIIDDTPEAVILSGFDPIRREVARIALEKLIIDGRIHPARIEEMVEKAEKELESDIKEEGEQATFETGVHGLHMELIKLLGRLKYRTSYGQNVLKHSVEVAYLAGLMASELGIDPTIAKRAGLLHDIGKAVDHEVEGPHAIIGAEIAKKYRESPIVVNAIGAHHGDLEFQSLEDILVQAADAISAARPGARRETLEAYIKRLEKLEKIANTCEGVEKSYAIQAGRELRIMVKPEDIDDAGALEMARNIVKKIEEELEYPGQIKVNVIRETRAIEYAK
- the recA gene encoding recombinase RecA, which translates into the protein MANLNNEKLQAIESAMLQIEKQFGKGAIMKLGENSILNVDVVSTGCLDLDIALGIGGVPRGRVIEIFGPESSGKTTVALHIIAEAQKTGGAAAFIDAEHALDPSYAKNLGVDIENLIVSQPDTGEQALEITEALVRSNAIDVLVVDSVAALVPKAEIEGEMGDSHVGLQARLMSQALRKLTSSINKSRCVTIFINQLREKVGIMFGNPEVTPGGRALKFYSSVRMDVRRVDSIKQGDTMVGNRTKVKVIKNKVAPPFKQAEFDIMYNQGISREGNVLDVGVREDFVQKSGAWFSYKEIRLGQGRENAKQFLRENPDILFEIENKIREKYNLPIDKHNLSDIKDKNEKNTKEDSKKQENKNLSK
- the pgsA gene encoding CDP-diacylglycerol--glycerol-3-phosphate 3-phosphatidyltransferase, which codes for MNLANKLTIIRILLIPFFLIFITLEGLTYGKIIAIVIFILASITDKLDGYIARSRNQITRFGKFMDPLADKLLVTAALISLVEYHIIPSWVAMIIIAREFAVTGLRAVAASEGIVIAASPWGKAKTVTQIVAIILALINLNYNHVSLGFIKTVISHPHKMLNWITGIAMFLAIAVTLISGVDYFIKNKDVLNPDK
- the rimO gene encoding 30S ribosomal protein S12 methylthiotransferase RimO encodes the protein MNKLKVGLISLGCDKNRVDSEIILGNLKSAYKIITDPKLADIIIINTCGFIESAKQESIDTILEMSQYKGKYNCKGIIVTGCLAQRYGRELMELLPEIDIMMGVNDYNKLEESISNFINNKQNKIYNCEYSDFNINEGKRILTTKSHTAYLRIAEGCDNCCTYCIIPKIRGKYRSRSIENILQECNELSLQGVKEVILIAQDTTRYGIDLYNKKMLPELMRRISKVQGIEWIRLLYCYPEEITEDIIDEIALNDKVCNYIDMPLQHVSDNILKLMGRRGRKKDILTSINELRKRIKDIAIRTTIIVGFPGETEADFKELKDFIENIKFDNLGVFKYSREEGTIACEMKDQISEELKTVREGELMLLQKHIVHSMQKYKIGHRYKVLVEGKKEGIWYGRNYAMAPDIDGVIYIKSKKDLKIGAIIYIKITDSVEYDLVGVVCDESSK
- a CDS encoding DNA translocase FtsK, with the translated sequence MSRIRQKKKYSLDEDIKGILLTTLGILMIISVFSPSSSGIAGKLMKKILIIIFGIGAFIFPILIIFIGICYIIKRNKITFNNKFYGILLFIVNTLLVVHMIVMFDYNMEYNLFLAIKTLYNSDNVFHGGIIGFLIDIPLFRLFGTVGCYVIFFSIYIISFIIMSKFTIYDILNKFRKLLAQKNKAENTKIEEKVLDENNDQSNEVKNKNFVKGLNKIKILDFMKYGNMDKKDQSNHKAKSNEDLKCPIESKKDISYEKKFDPINIEPISMEIEEKVIQSGKNSVFLYNFPPLNLLNQNVQVKLNKQDKKELINSASKLEETLASFGVDVKILQVSRGPSVTRFELQPGSGIKVSKIVNLSDDIALGLAASAVRIEAPIPGKSVIGIEVPNRELTSVYLREVVESEEFVNSQHKLAYCLGKDIGGNCVVSDLTKMPHMLIAGATGSGKSVCINSLIVSLLYKYSPENVKLLMIDPKVVELSIYNGIPHLLTPVVTDPKKAAGALNWAVQEMNRRYKLFASNGVRNIEGYNDLFDRGITEGKIPFVVIIIDELSDLMMVCPNEVEDYIGRLAQMARAAGMHLVIATQRPSVDVITGVIKANIPSRISFAVSSQIDSRTILDSSGAERLLGKGDMLFYPVGTSKPVRIQGAFISEAEVEKVVHYIKNSEVEIKYEDKIMEQIDQGIPSSNVSNDHDEFLDKAIEIVLNEGQVSTSLLQRRLRIGYNRAARIIEEMESRKIISKKDGAKPRQILIHGKDDIPSSS
- a CDS encoding ClpP family protease — translated: MPQRMNKEIVDNRANEKLNNIKELGMPNIAEENNKIQILPIIGQIEGHVTLPPETKATKYEHVIPNLILMENDPRVEGVLVVLNTVGGDVEAGLAIAEMIRSLSKPTVSLVIGGGHSIGVPLATASDYSFISPTATMIVHPIRMNGLIIGVPQTFEYFNKMQERINEFIVRTSRITREKLSNLMLQSDDLLNDMGTILIGKQAVEQGLIDKVGGISDAIKKLNTMLEKKIEH
- the dapG gene encoding aspartate kinase yields the protein MKIVIQKFGGTSVSTHERREQVVNKILKAKDKGFCPVVVVSAMGRKGQPYATDTLLSLIKEDFKLKNPLGVDLLMSCGEIISTIVLADELLRKGLKAVPLTGGQAGIITDDNYNNASILKVKKERLLNLVNQGKIPIVAGFQGISENGYVTTLGRGGSDVTASILGVALNSEVIEIYTDVDGIMTADPGIVSEAFLIEQISYNEVFQFADQGAKVIHPRAVKIAMSGNIPLVVKNTLNNCKGTIITNSVIGESDEIINGITSMDNRVQVTVNYDESNKIYNTLLEKLANNSISIDLINVFPSKQIFTIDSKDIDKFKVIAKNLELVYSLIENCSKIALIGSGMRGIPGVMARILKILHEEGIEVLQTADSHTTIWCLVKSSEMGKAINALHKEFLSHVK
- a CDS encoding YlmC/YmxH family sporulation protein, whose product is MDENIKFYSEMERYEIINVNDGNKFNFLGNNDIIVDSEGVLKMLILNDGRSRFSIFGKGEFIEVPWEYVKKIGTKTIIIDVDEKSLKKVR